Proteins co-encoded in one Syntrophorhabdaceae bacterium genomic window:
- a CDS encoding twin-arginine translocase TatA/TatE family subunit, protein MFHTFFHIYALFTAYLLHRQTIAIKDILPVLHSKNVDSINREVVSLTMFGLGLPELIVILVIIIMIFGVGKLPEIGSAIGKGIKSFKKASQEPDDKKNPPPKENSDKEKPV, encoded by the coding sequence ATGTTCCATACCTTTTTTCATATCTACGCTCTCTTTACCGCCTATCTTTTACACCGGCAGACAATTGCAATCAAGGATATTCTTCCTGTCTTGCATTCGAAAAACGTTGACTCAATAAACAGGGAAGTGGTATCGTTAACTATGTTTGGTCTTGGGTTGCCGGAACTTATTGTTATCCTTGTCATTATCATCATGATCTTCGGGGTAGGCAAACTCCCCGAGATCGGCAGCGCAATTGGAAAAGGCATCAAAAGTTTCAAAAAGGCATCCCAGGAACCCGACGATAAAAAGAACCCTCCGCCCAAAGAAAATTCAGATAAAGAAAAACCGGTCTGA